In one window of Bdellovibrio bacteriovorus W DNA:
- a CDS encoding FlgM, negative regulator of flagellin synthesis (COG2747 Negative regulator of flagellin synthesis (anti-sigma28 factor)), with translation MKITHNKIGQNLNLSDSARADKADGIKNKATGAMDKAQADALSSSSLGDATRVELSPKAQEAKRIKELATAAPDVDEAKVAKFRKLIDEGKYNIDAKAIADRMVDDHLEF, from the coding sequence ATGAAGATCACGCACAATAAAATCGGACAAAATTTGAATCTTTCTGATTCTGCAAGAGCCGATAAAGCCGACGGCATTAAAAACAAAGCCACGGGTGCGATGGACAAAGCGCAAGCAGATGCATTGTCTTCTTCATCATTAGGGGATGCAACTCGTGTTGAGTTATCTCCGAAAGCTCAAGAGGCGAAAAGAATTAAAGAGCTTGCAACAGCAGCTCCAGATGTTGACGAAGCCAAAGTCGCAAAGTTTCGTAAGTTGATCGACGAGGGCAAGTATAACATCGACGCCAAAGCAATCGCTGACAGAATGGTCGACGATCATTTGGAATTCTAA
- a CDS encoding flagellar protein FlgJ (COG3951 Rod binding protein) encodes MSDVGGSSGAGKFKPLDSTFMRQPQQKSPEQKLRDVSEMYEKHFLREMMKAMRSTVHESGFIKSNHAEKIFRDQLDDQYVEKWNDRGGIGLSGMIFEQLVEKFGAQLGMKAPMHKPQGPLPLDEKSNFRPTGFQHPGKKESLSYKFDIPEKISLEESSVKNPWDGVLLGTKSLADSQTALEIQHDNGLRSQMVFKGGVSKVSTGERLQAGETLGFLSPEAKMLYWTVEPRPETASE; translated from the coding sequence ATGAGTGATGTGGGTGGTTCATCGGGGGCGGGAAAGTTTAAGCCTCTGGATAGTACATTCATGCGTCAGCCGCAGCAGAAATCTCCGGAGCAAAAGCTGCGTGATGTTTCTGAAATGTATGAGAAACATTTTTTGCGCGAAATGATGAAAGCTATGCGCTCTACGGTGCATGAAAGTGGATTCATTAAATCAAATCATGCAGAAAAAATTTTCAGAGACCAGTTAGATGATCAGTACGTTGAAAAATGGAATGATCGCGGAGGCATTGGACTCTCTGGAATGATCTTCGAACAGCTTGTTGAAAAGTTCGGTGCGCAGTTGGGTATGAAAGCCCCGATGCATAAACCTCAAGGCCCATTGCCACTCGACGAGAAAAGTAATTTCAGACCGACAGGTTTTCAACACCCAGGGAAGAAAGAATCGCTTTCGTATAAGTTTGATATCCCGGAAAAAATTTCACTCGAAGAGTCTTCGGTGAAGAACCCTTGGGATGGGGTTTTGCTAGGAACCAAGTCCCTAGCGGATTCCCAGACAGCCCTTGAGATCCAACACGACAATGGTCTAAGAAGCCAGATGGTGTTTAAAGGGGGAGTGTCTAAAGTTTCGACAGGGGAACGATTGCAAGCTGGCGAGACTCTTGGCTTTTTAAGTCCTGAAGCGAAAATGCTGTATTGGACTGTAGAACCTAGACCAGAAACTGCCTCAGAATGA
- a CDS encoding hypothetical protein (COG1441 O-succinylbenzoate synthase) produces MKIFYSPYFLKPKHSLNSLSQKNQREGALIKVEEGNYSGFADLHPLREFGDAPISDHLESLKTSSPSPLVARSLFLAQRDLEARKAGVSLLGGAKLKNNFSIPDIQSFDLQDLGELQEFKTLKIKIGRDWKKEAEILNSLQRDSFKLRLDANASFTEKSFNEFLDLLDNRVIESLEYIEDPTPYDLETWKSLQKRVPIAIDFEYSKAPESLLDAGFSAVVLKSSRQNVEDIVDKSVRAGLKITFTSSMDHLVGIAHGVSIAQHFKLKFPESILDSGFLTHDLFEEDMFSLKVSIKEATLHFSEESGIGFTAELNSCQWVGL; encoded by the coding sequence ATGAAGATCTTTTACTCTCCTTATTTTTTAAAGCCCAAACATTCACTGAATTCTTTGTCGCAAAAGAATCAGCGTGAAGGTGCTTTGATCAAGGTAGAAGAGGGGAATTATTCGGGATTTGCGGATCTTCATCCTTTGCGTGAATTTGGCGATGCCCCGATAAGCGATCATTTAGAATCTTTAAAAACTTCAAGCCCAAGTCCTCTTGTGGCACGCTCTCTTTTTTTAGCACAACGAGATTTGGAAGCACGTAAAGCAGGTGTTTCCCTGCTTGGTGGCGCAAAACTTAAGAATAATTTTTCAATCCCAGATATTCAGTCTTTTGATTTGCAAGATCTTGGGGAGCTTCAAGAGTTCAAAACACTCAAAATTAAAATCGGTCGAGACTGGAAAAAAGAGGCGGAAATTTTAAATAGTCTTCAAAGAGATTCTTTTAAACTCCGCTTGGATGCCAATGCGAGCTTTACTGAAAAAAGCTTTAATGAATTCTTAGATCTTCTAGATAATCGTGTGATTGAAAGTCTTGAGTACATTGAAGACCCGACTCCTTACGATCTTGAAACTTGGAAATCTCTTCAGAAGAGGGTGCCGATAGCGATTGATTTTGAATATTCAAAAGCACCAGAATCCTTGCTAGATGCGGGTTTCTCGGCAGTTGTTTTAAAGTCCTCGCGACAAAATGTGGAAGACATTGTTGATAAGTCGGTGCGTGCAGGTTTGAAAATCACTTTTACTAGCTCTATGGACCATCTTGTGGGAATTGCCCATGGAGTTTCGATTGCACAGCATTTCAAATTAAAATTTCCAGAGAGTATTTTGGACTCGGGCTTTTTGACCCATGATCTTTTCGAGGAAGATATGTTTTCTTTGAAGGTTTCGATCAAAGAAGCCACTTTGCATTTCTCTGAAGAAAGTGGAATTGGTTTTACAGCGGAATTGAATTCTTGTCAGTGGGTAGGGTTATGA
- a CDS encoding carbon storage regulator-like protein (COG1551 Carbon storage regulator (could also regulate swarming and quorum sensing)) has translation MLVLTRKLGESIAIDDHIKIRVVQIKGKQVRLGIEAPKDTKIHREEVYSAIQDQNEQSANVPADKSRSVAKLLKP, from the coding sequence ATGCTGGTTCTCACACGGAAGTTGGGTGAAAGCATCGCTATCGATGACCACATCAAAATTAGAGTTGTCCAAATCAAAGGAAAGCAGGTTCGTTTAGGAATCGAGGCACCTAAGGACACAAAAATTCATAGAGAAGAAGTTTATTCCGCTATTCAGGATCAGAATGAACAGTCTGCTAACGTGCCCGCCGATAAGTCGCGCAGCGTCGCAAAGCTATTGAAGCCCTAA
- a CDS encoding putative cell surface protein (COG3291 FOG: PKD repeat): MKFVQALLTVTVLTALGCSNQMGIDQALQSAGASCQSDPESQGLKVVGSATNQSGAVAQYSLNKDGVCIPGENVHWKAAGATKTLTTNAGLNSVFQRAGTYVISGREKMSSEIQSPSLRTTVVSNEMKLVAPQLAFSFQDIAFSVVAPNSVSVASVKWDFGDGSGVIAGASNHNHTFYENNEFLVKAEVTDSEGQIVNLQHRIRTIDYIDGNNCILDLSITGASEAKVKVATTMHVYIPECLADKIGAVRWDFGDGNSGSNQSVSHAYQEKGDYKVTAVLYENGSSNPFITLDHAIRVTEDLVIPPEPEEPLDPNACKDVGQTREHTSELYTDRVACGLNGTKVVTYRDHIKEECSSVGKTAVWKEISKSQETTHEGQCEGQSCRLPNGDIMADGASKVFYSTSTPAGSCSTVSETRTCNNGSLSGSASHTQLTCHNGCGDFGSHGTVKTGVTVGEVQSPLTCQFGEQGFFDTYHQLADKTCVDGSIKDSNIREGSLKLAGKCPTYNHAATENFTACTADCGGVQTRVFECRDDKGNLADAVRCASQAAPVEQRLCDANPEAVRSQKVSTYTEEANSSNLCPKNQIGTIVKTREVTKTQVFACIDHKVQQESESLAPGAWVEESYCRDYVARRCSQDSLSNSEAKGRYEWMLKCQDQLPIIKDFLANFSNVKVTVGGSVVTLGGSGQELYPTFMNYATKPEKPWIAPKNKNAACDMPATVYVATVCVSSCSTPEQQILVRDESTKKMVYSPFIEAFLNNTAHVASLRNEKSLLDGKVTQTKVDRWVTELIDTEHDILVFKLKSGRELKVTRNHVLVHPNGHMEVAEKFTTKDSLVMLGGVLDPIVSITPIKYFGKVYNVFVNSNNPYHNIVVTNGYLNGTAYFQNEGAKDLNRTLLRNKLTQGVFE, translated from the coding sequence ATGAAGTTCGTTCAAGCGTTGTTGACGGTTACTGTTCTAACAGCCTTAGGTTGTTCTAACCAAATGGGCATTGATCAAGCTCTGCAAAGTGCAGGAGCCTCATGTCAGTCAGATCCAGAAAGTCAGGGTCTGAAGGTAGTTGGAAGCGCCACCAATCAAAGTGGAGCAGTCGCTCAATATTCTCTGAATAAAGACGGTGTTTGTATTCCTGGTGAGAATGTTCACTGGAAAGCGGCAGGCGCAACGAAGACTTTGACGACCAACGCCGGTCTTAACTCTGTCTTCCAACGTGCGGGAACTTACGTCATCAGTGGACGTGAAAAAATGTCCTCTGAAATACAGTCGCCATCTCTTCGCACAACTGTTGTTTCTAATGAGATGAAACTTGTGGCTCCACAACTTGCTTTTTCATTCCAAGATATTGCTTTCTCAGTTGTTGCTCCCAATAGTGTCAGCGTTGCTTCTGTAAAGTGGGATTTCGGTGATGGCTCTGGCGTGATTGCCGGCGCTAGCAATCACAACCATACATTTTATGAGAACAACGAGTTCTTAGTTAAAGCAGAAGTGACTGATAGCGAAGGGCAGATCGTTAATCTTCAGCATCGTATTCGTACTATCGACTATATTGATGGTAACAACTGTATCTTAGATCTTTCAATTACCGGAGCTTCTGAAGCAAAAGTAAAAGTAGCCACGACAATGCACGTCTATATCCCAGAATGTCTTGCTGATAAAATCGGCGCAGTTCGTTGGGATTTTGGCGATGGTAACTCTGGTTCTAATCAATCAGTAAGCCATGCTTACCAAGAAAAAGGTGATTACAAAGTCACGGCAGTTCTTTACGAAAATGGTTCATCAAATCCATTTATTACTCTAGATCACGCTATCCGCGTCACTGAAGATCTTGTGATTCCACCAGAACCAGAAGAACCTCTAGATCCAAATGCTTGTAAAGATGTCGGTCAAACTCGCGAACACACAAGCGAGCTTTATACAGATCGCGTTGCCTGCGGATTGAACGGAACAAAAGTAGTTACTTATAGAGATCACATCAAAGAAGAGTGTTCGTCTGTAGGTAAAACAGCAGTATGGAAAGAAATTTCTAAGTCTCAAGAAACTACTCACGAAGGTCAGTGTGAAGGCCAGTCTTGCAGATTACCAAATGGTGATATCATGGCTGATGGCGCTTCAAAAGTTTTCTACTCAACTTCCACTCCTGCAGGGTCTTGCTCGACTGTGAGCGAAACTCGTACTTGTAATAATGGAAGTCTGTCTGGTTCCGCTAGCCATACACAACTTACTTGTCATAATGGTTGTGGTGACTTCGGCTCTCATGGGACTGTGAAAACAGGTGTTACAGTTGGTGAAGTTCAATCTCCTTTAACTTGTCAGTTCGGAGAACAGGGCTTCTTTGATACTTATCACCAACTTGCTGACAAAACTTGCGTGGATGGATCTATTAAGGATTCCAATATCCGCGAAGGCAGCCTCAAACTTGCGGGAAAATGTCCTACATACAATCATGCAGCAACAGAAAACTTCACAGCTTGTACGGCGGATTGTGGTGGCGTTCAAACACGTGTCTTCGAATGTCGCGATGATAAAGGAAACCTAGCAGATGCGGTACGCTGTGCTTCCCAAGCAGCTCCTGTAGAGCAAAGGCTTTGTGATGCGAATCCAGAAGCGGTTCGTAGCCAAAAAGTTTCTACTTATACAGAAGAAGCCAACAGCTCAAACCTTTGTCCGAAAAATCAAATCGGTACAATCGTGAAGACTCGCGAGGTTACTAAAACTCAAGTCTTTGCTTGTATCGACCATAAGGTTCAACAAGAAAGCGAGTCTCTTGCTCCGGGCGCTTGGGTTGAAGAAAGCTACTGCCGTGACTACGTAGCGCGCAGATGTTCGCAAGACTCTTTAAGCAACTCAGAAGCTAAAGGTCGTTACGAGTGGATGTTGAAATGTCAGGACCAACTTCCAATCATTAAAGACTTCTTAGCGAACTTCTCAAATGTAAAAGTAACTGTTGGTGGTAGCGTAGTTACACTAGGCGGATCAGGACAAGAGCTTTATCCGACATTTATGAACTATGCGACGAAACCAGAGAAACCTTGGATTGCGCCAAAAAATAAAAACGCAGCTTGTGATATGCCAGCCACAGTTTACGTTGCCACGGTGTGTGTATCTTCATGTTCAACACCAGAGCAACAAATCTTAGTGCGCGATGAAAGTACGAAGAAAATGGTTTACTCACCGTTCATTGAGGCTTTCCTCAACAATACGGCACACGTAGCATCTCTTCGTAACGAGAAGTCTTTATTAGACGGAAAAGTAACTCAAACTAAAGTCGATCGATGGGTGACTGAACTTATCGACACTGAACATGATATCTTGGTATTCAAATTGAAGTCTGGAAGAGAACTGAAAGTGACTCGCAACCACGTCCTCGTTCATCCAAATGGACATATGGAAGTTGCGGAGAAGTTCACAACTAAAGATTCACTTGTAATGCTAGGTGGAGTGCTTGATCCGATCGTGTCTATCACACCGATCAAATACTTCGGTAAGGTCTATAACGTGTTTGTGAACTCAAACAACCCTTACCATAACATTGTAGTTACTAATGGATACTTAAACGGTACGGCTTACTTCCAAAACGAAGGCGCTAAGGATCTTAACAGAACGCTCTTACGCAATAAATTAACACAAGGAGTGTTCGAATAA
- a CDS encoding FgL, flagellar protein (COG1344 Flagellin and related hook-associated proteins) — protein MRIADKMAFNQVNQNLTKNRSDMADLQNQAATQKRINKPSDDPLASARVLAARTEERGNTQFIKNIDNARSFLEFSDQSLGELSEILMRAKELAISQANDASGNMESRTVTAAEVEQIYNQAVQIGNRKLGERYIFGGYKTQNMPFDQTGQYRGDDGDIKIQTHKDSFVAMNIPGSKVFLGRGLGNDGTARPRYEAPKSVEQLKDFQQEEIQRQQHNQELENNFIETRGPASVRRHQAADREDPVTGAAGVNIFSTLKGLETALRTNDKEGIQESLDTLDQAISQVVLSRSEVGSRVMAVNSTNDSLQKAIVDNKVTASQLEDVDVFQVISDINKTDSTLKATLETSGKLIQPSLLDFLR, from the coding sequence ATGAGAATTGCAGATAAAATGGCTTTTAACCAAGTGAATCAGAATCTGACGAAGAATCGTTCGGATATGGCCGACTTGCAAAACCAAGCTGCAACTCAGAAGCGTATTAATAAACCTTCGGATGATCCTTTGGCATCGGCGAGGGTTCTTGCCGCTCGCACAGAAGAGCGTGGCAATACACAGTTTATTAAAAATATTGATAATGCTCGCTCGTTCCTTGAGTTTTCAGATCAGTCCTTAGGGGAGCTTTCTGAGATTCTAATGCGCGCTAAAGAACTAGCAATCAGCCAGGCGAATGATGCCAGTGGAAATATGGAAAGCCGTACAGTGACGGCGGCTGAGGTTGAGCAAATTTATAATCAAGCTGTCCAGATTGGTAATCGAAAACTAGGCGAGAGATATATATTTGGGGGATATAAGACCCAAAACATGCCTTTTGATCAAACGGGGCAGTATCGTGGGGATGATGGCGACATAAAAATCCAAACGCACAAAGATTCCTTTGTCGCGATGAACATTCCGGGTAGTAAGGTTTTCTTGGGAAGGGGCTTAGGCAATGATGGAACGGCTCGCCCTCGTTATGAGGCTCCAAAATCTGTTGAACAGTTAAAAGATTTTCAACAAGAAGAGATTCAGCGCCAACAGCACAATCAAGAGCTCGAGAATAACTTTATTGAAACCAGAGGCCCGGCTTCAGTGAGGCGTCATCAAGCCGCGGACCGTGAGGATCCTGTAACTGGGGCTGCAGGAGTGAACATCTTCTCAACCCTCAAGGGGCTTGAGACGGCGCTTCGTACCAACGATAAAGAGGGTATTCAAGAAAGCCTAGATACTTTAGATCAGGCCATTTCACAGGTGGTTTTATCCCGCTCTGAAGTGGGGTCTAGAGTTATGGCTGTGAACAGCACCAACGACTCTTTGCAGAAAGCTATTGTGGACAACAAAGTGACCGCTTCTCAGCTTGAGGATGTGGACGTTTTCCAAGTTATTTCAGACATAAACAAGACCGATAGTACCTTAAAGGCGACTTTAGAGACTTCGGGTAAGTTAATTCAACCAAGCCTTCTTGACTTTCTAAGATAA
- a CDS encoding putative transmembrane protein (COG1699 Uncharacterized protein conserved in bacteria) — MIISTSRFGQVELKEEDVLNFPEGLLGFADLRSFVLLDDPNDEIFAWLQSCESPQVAFPVLEPELFMSQYKVNLTKGDLEGLKMTAQDKARYFSIITIPDDPTMMTANLKAPVVVNVEKRTARQCVLQDNNLAIREPIFAKLQQRVVQNPSVAIKNQSSGIDVATKLVVRDADL; from the coding sequence ATGATTATTTCGACATCACGCTTCGGCCAGGTTGAGCTGAAGGAAGAAGATGTTCTGAATTTTCCTGAAGGCCTTTTGGGTTTCGCAGACCTAAGAAGTTTTGTCCTTTTGGATGATCCAAATGATGAGATCTTTGCATGGCTTCAAAGCTGTGAGTCTCCTCAAGTGGCGTTTCCAGTGCTTGAGCCAGAGCTTTTCATGTCACAATACAAAGTGAATTTAACGAAGGGTGACCTTGAGGGTTTGAAAATGACCGCTCAAGATAAAGCTCGTTATTTTTCTATTATCACAATTCCAGATGATCCTACGATGATGACGGCAAACCTTAAGGCGCCAGTCGTTGTGAACGTTGAAAAGCGTACAGCTCGTCAGTGTGTTCTTCAGGATAACAATTTAGCGATCCGCGAACCGATCTTCGCAAAGCTTCAGCAACGTGTCGTTCAGAACCCTTCAGTGGCGATCAAAAACCAATCTTCTGGTATTGATGTAGCGACGAAGCTAGTGGTTAGGGACGCTGATCTTTAA
- a CDS encoding FlgK, flagellar hook-associated protein (COG1256 Flagellar hook-associated protein), giving the protein MSKISAMMDTGKRSLMNSQTALQTVGHNIANKTTEGFSRQRVELTTNQPIGEGNLQIGMGARASVVTRVNNPWLEKQIQKEGTSMGFQDARTDALSRVEQVYNEQSNKGLNQYLTDFFNSFRELSNNPESLASRTMVREAGFALTKDFSRVVGQLKDVQEDLDGQLITTVDEINQLSKEIASLNEKIQMIEVQNTPANDERDRRDLLLKKMGEKIDITWAEGKDGMVTVTAGRTGILVSGSGSSELKTQASAERDRVEVYFVGTGSPANITKQISGGRIGGILEVRDQIVEDLLSHVDKMAYTVATEVNKAHIEGYDKSGRPGVLFFEMPENVKGAAGQISLNKTIFNDVSRISAASRPGAAGDNTVANVISSLQYREVMDGGTATLDDYYNTQVGQIGAIAQRAVKSQESQKNVMSQLTNIRESISGVSLDEETTKMIEFQKMYDASARLIRTADEMFDTVLNIKRL; this is encoded by the coding sequence ATGTCTAAGATTTCGGCAATGATGGACACAGGTAAACGCTCTCTGATGAATTCTCAGACGGCGCTTCAAACTGTCGGTCATAACATCGCCAATAAGACAACAGAAGGCTTCTCTCGCCAACGTGTGGAGCTGACGACCAATCAGCCGATCGGAGAAGGGAATCTTCAGATCGGAATGGGCGCGCGCGCTAGTGTCGTTACACGTGTTAATAATCCTTGGTTAGAAAAACAAATCCAAAAAGAAGGTACGAGCATGGGATTTCAAGATGCTCGTACAGACGCTTTGTCTCGCGTTGAGCAAGTATATAACGAACAGTCGAATAAAGGTCTAAACCAGTATCTGACTGATTTTTTCAATTCTTTTAGAGAGCTTTCAAATAATCCAGAGAGTTTGGCCTCTCGAACAATGGTGCGTGAAGCGGGCTTTGCGCTGACAAAGGATTTCTCAAGAGTTGTTGGGCAACTTAAAGACGTGCAAGAAGATCTTGATGGTCAGTTGATTACAACAGTTGACGAGATCAACCAGCTTTCAAAAGAAATTGCGTCTTTGAATGAAAAAATTCAAATGATTGAAGTCCAAAATACTCCAGCCAACGATGAGCGTGATCGCCGTGATCTTTTGTTAAAAAAGATGGGTGAGAAAATTGATATCACCTGGGCTGAGGGAAAAGATGGCATGGTGACGGTCACTGCGGGAAGAACTGGGATTCTAGTCTCTGGCAGTGGATCTAGCGAATTGAAAACTCAAGCCTCCGCTGAAAGAGATCGCGTGGAGGTTTATTTTGTAGGAACAGGATCGCCTGCGAACATCACAAAGCAAATCAGTGGTGGGCGTATTGGTGGCATTTTGGAAGTGCGTGATCAGATCGTAGAGGATTTATTATCTCATGTAGATAAGATGGCCTACACGGTTGCTACAGAAGTAAATAAAGCCCACATCGAGGGGTATGATAAGTCCGGTCGTCCTGGTGTTCTATTCTTTGAAATGCCAGAAAATGTTAAAGGTGCCGCTGGGCAAATTTCTCTTAATAAAACTATTTTCAATGATGTCAGTCGTATTTCAGCAGCATCTCGCCCAGGGGCGGCTGGGGACAATACTGTTGCCAACGTTATCTCTTCTTTGCAGTATCGTGAAGTCATGGATGGTGGCACTGCTACTTTAGATGATTACTATAATACGCAAGTGGGGCAAATCGGAGCGATTGCTCAAAGAGCTGTGAAGTCACAGGAGTCACAGAAAAACGTAATGAGTCAATTGACGAACATTCGTGAAAGCATCAGTGGCGTGTCTTTAGATGAAGAGACAACGAAGATGATTGAATTTCAAAAAATGTATGATGCCTCAGCTCGGCTTATCAGAACAGCCGACGAAATGTTTGATACAGTTCTAAACATTAAGAGACTGTAG
- a CDS encoding 1,4-dihydroxy-2-naphthoate octaprenyltransferase (COG1575 1,4-dihydroxy-2-naphthoate octaprenyltransferase) yields MNTQSKFKSILLAFRPKTLTAALVPCLAGTALVKAIGLSWDGWVLFYALAAASFIQIGTNLVNDAVDFKKGADTEKRIGPQRITQAGVLSASQVMALGSLCFLLAILCGVPLVMKGGWVIVGIGLVSVLMGYAYTAGPFPLAYLGLGDLFVILFFGLLAVSGIVFLNTGEWYSEAMILGLQIGFHATVLIAINNLRDHKGDALVNKKTMAVRFGEKFSRYEIAFLAFAPFALNIYWWFEGFKIPAIVSLFALPLAIKVTRNVFKTEPGPIYNKFLGQAAGLHLVFGILIAIGFYL; encoded by the coding sequence ATGAATACTCAAAGTAAATTTAAAAGCATCCTTCTGGCATTTCGCCCTAAAACCCTAACAGCGGCTCTTGTTCCTTGTTTGGCGGGAACGGCCTTGGTGAAGGCTATCGGTTTAAGCTGGGATGGCTGGGTTCTTTTCTATGCCTTAGCGGCAGCCTCTTTCATTCAAATTGGAACAAACCTTGTGAATGATGCTGTGGATTTCAAAAAAGGTGCGGACACTGAAAAGCGCATAGGCCCTCAGCGTATCACCCAAGCTGGAGTTCTATCGGCTTCCCAAGTGATGGCTTTGGGGAGTTTGTGTTTTCTTCTGGCGATTCTTTGCGGAGTTCCTCTTGTGATGAAGGGCGGCTGGGTGATTGTCGGAATCGGACTTGTTTCAGTTCTGATGGGATATGCATATACGGCGGGACCTTTTCCTTTAGCCTATTTGGGGCTCGGCGATTTGTTTGTGATTTTGTTCTTTGGTCTTCTCGCTGTTTCTGGAATTGTTTTCCTCAATACAGGGGAGTGGTATTCAGAAGCCATGATCCTAGGTTTACAGATTGGGTTTCATGCCACAGTACTCATTGCGATTAACAACTTGAGAGATCATAAAGGGGATGCCTTGGTGAATAAAAAAACCATGGCTGTGCGCTTTGGCGAAAAATTCTCTCGTTATGAAATTGCCTTTCTTGCCTTTGCTCCATTTGCATTAAATATTTACTGGTGGTTTGAGGGATTTAAGATTCCTGCTATCGTATCTTTATTCGCCCTGCCTTTGGCGATCAAAGTCACTCGTAATGTGTTTAAGACAGAACCAGGGCCTATCTATAATAAATTTTTGGGCCAAGCTGCAGGTTTACATCTTGTATTCGGAATTCTTATCGCCATAGGATTTTATCTATAA
- a CDS encoding DNA recombination protein rmuC (COG1322 Uncharacterized protein conserved in bacteria) produces MNIIIPILTFLAGALIFGLFVHLRAKAIHAIEKSEIMAQAQGLQIKADLLEQSLKGQKSLLEESKKQQEDLAEKMNLQFEMAAQKIFEEKSARFTDQNQKNLASVLEPLKERIKDFEKKVEETYSNERSERGVLRGELTKLMELNKVMSLEAQNLTKALKGENKTQGNWGELILENILERSGLRKGEEFTVQGTDMDLRGEDGQILRPDVIVHLPDNKHIVVDSKMTLNAYEEYSSSEDLEMQDRAGKLHVEALKKHIDGLSQKKYHTAEKLISPDFVILFMPLEPAFALAFRLKPDLFQYAWEKNIAIVSPTTLLATLRTVAALWKQDRQEKNALEIARRGGLLYEKFAGLMKDLQTLGERLSAAQKAHEEVLKKVSDGRGNLMDQVEELKRLGAKTEKTLPQLETVKS; encoded by the coding sequence ATGAATATTATTATCCCTATTCTTACATTTCTGGCTGGAGCCCTCATTTTTGGCCTATTTGTCCATTTACGTGCCAAAGCTATTCACGCCATTGAAAAATCTGAGATTATGGCTCAGGCCCAAGGACTTCAAATCAAGGCCGACCTTTTAGAGCAAAGCCTGAAAGGGCAAAAGAGCCTTCTTGAAGAATCTAAAAAACAACAAGAAGACTTAGCTGAAAAAATGAATCTGCAATTTGAAATGGCAGCGCAAAAGATTTTTGAAGAAAAGTCAGCTCGTTTTACGGATCAGAATCAGAAAAACCTAGCTTCTGTACTAGAGCCACTTAAAGAGCGCATCAAAGACTTTGAAAAGAAAGTGGAAGAGACCTACTCCAACGAGAGATCTGAACGCGGGGTTTTACGCGGAGAGCTTACCAAACTGATGGAGCTCAATAAGGTCATGTCTCTTGAAGCTCAAAATTTGACCAAGGCACTTAAAGGGGAAAATAAGACCCAAGGAAACTGGGGCGAGTTGATTCTAGAAAACATCCTAGAACGTTCTGGTCTACGTAAAGGTGAAGAGTTCACAGTTCAGGGAACTGACATGGACCTACGCGGAGAAGACGGTCAAATTTTAAGACCTGACGTCATCGTCCACCTGCCCGATAACAAACACATTGTCGTCGACTCTAAAATGACCCTCAACGCCTACGAAGAGTACTCTTCAAGCGAAGATCTTGAAATGCAAGATCGCGCAGGCAAACTTCACGTTGAGGCTTTGAAAAAACATATCGATGGGCTTTCACAAAAGAAATACCATACGGCCGAAAAACTGATCTCTCCCGACTTTGTTATTTTATTTATGCCGCTGGAACCAGCCTTTGCATTGGCATTCCGCTTAAAGCCCGACCTCTTCCAATATGCTTGGGAGAAAAACATCGCCATCGTGAGCCCAACAACTCTCTTGGCGACTTTGCGCACGGTCGCTGCTTTATGGAAACAAGATCGCCAAGAAAAAAATGCTCTTGAGATCGCCCGTCGTGGTGGGCTTCTCTATGAAAAGTTTGCGGGCCTTATGAAGGATCTACAAACTCTGGGCGAAAGACTCTCGGCTGCGCAAAAAGCCCACGAGGAAGTTTTAAAGAAAGTCAGTGATGGACGCGGAAACCTGATGGATCAAGTCGAGGAATTGAAGCGCTTAGGCGCAAAAACAGAAAAAACGCTTCCACAGCTTGAAACTGTAAAGTCTTAG